The following DNA comes from Corynebacterium atrinae.
GCTTCCACATCGGCAGGGTCTGGGTGAGCCAATCCTCCGCATTCCACGCGAGGACTCGACCGCCCGAAGCTGGCAAGTCGGTGGAATTATCCAGCCACAGGTCAGCGAGGCGAACAGCCTCCTGCACCGCGTTGGCATCCTGCTCGCGCACCGGCTTCTGCGCGCCAATCTGCTGGTTGGCAATGCGCTCAGCGAGCTTGTAGTTCACTGCCTCAGAATTTTCGGGGGAGTTCATCGTGGAACCCATGCCCGAGAGCATCTGTCCGAACTGGTTAAGCATGTCGCCTAGACCGCCGGAGCCCTGCCCGCCGGCATCACCGGGGGAGCCGAAGCCAAACGCCTCAAAAGGATTCTGCTCGCGGCGCCGCTTCTCATCGTCCTCATCGTCAGAATTACCAAAGTTAAAGCCAAATCCGCCTGTATTCATGTCCCCAATCTACCGGCGCCCACCGGAAAACGGCCATGGTAGTAGAAACGCTGACAGCGAACACAGGTACCCTGGCTCTCCGTGAACCGTCCTCGCCGCCGCCTCCACACCCTCGCCTGGGGATCCATTCCGGTGCTCGCCCTCCTCGCACTGGTCTCTCTGGACCACGTTCCGGGCACCCAGATCTCCCTGACCGTGCCCTATGCGGCGGAAGGTCCGGGACCCATCTTCGACACGCTTGGCGACGTCGACGGCGTCCCCGTCGTCGAGATCGATGGCTCCGGCGAACCCGTCGACCCAACCTCGGGTCAACTGCAGATGACCACCGTCTCGGTGCGCACCAACATGACCCTGGCGCAGGCGATGGGCCGGTGGCTGACCACCGATGACACCCTCGTGCCCATTGAGCAGATCTTCCCGCCCGACCTCACCCAGGAAGAAGTAGAGCAGTCGAATAAGCAGGCGTTTAGCTCCTCGGAGGCCTCCGCGACGGTAGCCGCCATGAATCACTTGGGCCGACCAGTGCAGGTCGTCGTGGCGGACACGGTGGAAAATTCCGCGGCCGTGGGAGTGCTCGACAGCGGGGATATCATTACCGGCGTAGACGGCCAGACCGTTGATCAGCCCGGCCAGGTGCAGGATAAGGTGCGCGCGAAGAAACCCGGCGACTCGGTAGACCTAGAGTTGTTGCGCGATGGACAGCCGGAGGCGGTCACGGTGACGCTGGGGGAAACCCCCCAGGACCCGTCCGTGCCAATGCTCGGCATCCTCATGAACTCCGAACCCACCGACGGCATCGATGTCTCCTACAACCTGCAAGACGTCGGCGGTCCCAGCGCCGGGATGATTTTCTCCCTGGCGGTGATTGACAAACTCTCGCCCGGTGAGCTCAACGGCGGCCGCAACGTCGCCGGTACCGGCACCATCTCCGAAGACGGTACGGTCGGGCCGATTGGCGGCATCGTGCACAAGGTGCGAGCCGCCCAGGAGGACGGTGCCGAATTGTTCTTGGCCCCCGCTGCGAACTGCTCAGAAGCGACGAGCCGCGACCACGGTGACATGGTGATTGCCAAGGTATCCACCCTCGACGAGGCCATCACCGCGATGACCGATTTCGCCGCCGGCCGCGACGTCGCTACCTGCTCCTAGGAAGCGTCTTCGGTCGGTTCCGTCGGTTCCTTCGGAGCTGAGGAGGTGCGCTCCGCCAGACCCAGCTCGTAGATCTTCTTCTCCGGGTCCTCCCGGTCAGAAGACACCATCTGCTGCATGACCAGGCCCTTATCATTGTCCACTACCGTGATCACCGCCGTCGTTCCCAACGTCGACCAACCCACGACCCGAGTGCCGGTATCCTCCACCACCCGCGAGCTCCGCAGTTCGGTCAGCAGCTGTGTCGTCGACGCCGCCTTCGACTGCGAATCAAAGAATTGAAACTGGCCGACCTCCGTGCCCGAGCACTCGTAGGCGTCATTGATCCCGCTCGGATTACACGAGTCAAAATGCTCAAACAGTGAGGCCGGCGCCAGCGAGCCAAAGAGTTTCTGGGCTTCCGCCACGTCCTTGGGCAGCCCGTTCTTCTTCGAAGAACTCGCCGTCGTGCTTGCCGACGCCGTCGTATCCTCTACCTCTGCCGAGGTGGTCGTCGTCTCAGCGGACTGCTGCGACTGCGACGTTGTCGCCGAGGCCGTCTCCGAGGGAGCGGGCGTGGGATCGCCCTCTTCATTGTTATTGCCACACGCGACTAACCCCGCACTCAACGCAACGCAAGCGGCGAGAACAGAAAGGCGGGCAGTGGGGAAGTGGCGCACGACGGGGATACTCCTCAGGGCTGATCGAGAGACGTCCCGGCCAGTCTAGTCGACCTCTTCCATGTCCTGTTCCAAGCCATATCGCAGGGCCATGAGTACACCCGGTGCCACACCTGGGCCACCACGCAAATTTATTCGGTCTTCCGCGAAGGGATCCCCCTCGGCGAGTTCCTCTTCAGTGGGGCGCATTTGGAGCAGTGTCAGCTCCACGCCTTCAGCCCGCAGCACCCCGGAGTAAAGCCGGGCGGGGCGGGGAGCGGCGTCGGCTGCCTCGTCGGCGTCCGCAGTATCGCGGAACGAGATCTCCTGGGCCAAGATAACCCCCTCCACCTCCACTGGCCAGGCCAACCGCGAGAGGTAGTCGCCCAATTCGTCGGAGCCGGGGAGGATATGTGAGGGCAAGTCCTGGACCACCAGGGTCAGCGGAGAGGCCTCGTCCGGGTCTGCCAGCTGATCGGCTAAGAGCTCGGTTGGGACCAGCGCGAACAGCGTTGGCGGGGCATCCCACCCTTCGGCATGCACGAAATCGACGGCCTCAAGCATTGCCGCATTGAGGGCCGGAGTGGCGGAATCGGGTGCACTCATCGTTCATCCTTTTAGTCACGAAGGGGGGAATTTCTCTAGGCTAGGACAGTACACCTGCAGGTTTTATTAACAATTTAGGAGTAAGGACTTGGCCACCGGCCTTTCACAACCCTCCCCGTCCCTGAGCCGACCGCCAAAGGCGTTGACGTGGACCATCGGCATCGTTGGTCTCTTGTTCGTCCTGGCTCCGATGGCAGTCGGCTTCTATACCGACTGGCTTTGGTTCGGCGAAGTCGATTTCCGAGGGGTGTTCACCAAGGTCATCGTGGTGCGCATCATCCTCTTCTTCGTGTTCGCCCTCATCGCCGGCTTTATCACTTGGCTGACAGGCTACTTCACCTGGCGTAATCGTCCGGACAGTCTCGAGCACATGGACCTCAACTCACCGGTCCACCAATACCGGCGCGCCCTGGACAAGTCGGTTCGTGCGCTGCTAATCGGCATCCCGGTCGTCGTCGCTCTGTTGGCCGGATTCATCGGCCAAGGTTCCTGGCGCACAGTGATGATGTTCCTCAACGGTGAGTCATTTGGCGTCGACGATCCGCAGTTCGGACTCGATCTTGGCTTCTACGCCTTCTCGCTGCCGGCGCTTCGCCTCATCGTGGAAACGCTATCCATGCTTGTTGTCGTTGCCTTCCTCGTCGCCCTCATCGGGCACTACCTGTTGGGAAGCATCAAGATCGGCAACCAGGCCATGGGTG
Coding sequences within:
- a CDS encoding PPA1309 family protein → MSAPDSATPALNAAMLEAVDFVHAEGWDAPPTLFALVPTELLADQLADPDEASPLTLVVQDLPSHILPGSDELGDYLSRLAWPVEVEGVILAQEISFRDTADADEAADAAPRPARLYSGVLRAEGVELTLLQMRPTEEELAEGDPFAEDRINLRGGPGVAPGVLMALRYGLEQDMEEVD
- a CDS encoding YlbL family protein translates to MNRPRRRLHTLAWGSIPVLALLALVSLDHVPGTQISLTVPYAAEGPGPIFDTLGDVDGVPVVEIDGSGEPVDPTSGQLQMTTVSVRTNMTLAQAMGRWLTTDDTLVPIEQIFPPDLTQEEVEQSNKQAFSSSEASATVAAMNHLGRPVQVVVADTVENSAAVGVLDSGDIITGVDGQTVDQPGQVQDKVRAKKPGDSVDLELLRDGQPEAVTVTLGETPQDPSVPMLGILMNSEPTDGIDVSYNLQDVGGPSAGMIFSLAVIDKLSPGELNGGRNVAGTGTISEDGTVGPIGGIVHKVRAAQEDGAELFLAPAANCSEATSRDHGDMVIAKVSTLDEAITAMTDFAAGRDVATCS